Proteins encoded within one genomic window of Dehalococcoidia bacterium:
- a CDS encoding zinc ribbon domain-containing protein: MPVYEYLCKHCDGIFEAIRPMSQASDAAPCPVCNRKARRVPPTSFSARTMREGYPRAIPDRGTYYHLGKEVKSRITGSTRMNEHPELAKPRPKPTKSKGEREIVREKKFAEAKEEARKRRDGVPRVIDRTKRRSDD, encoded by the coding sequence ATGCCCGTGTACGAGTATCTCTGCAAACATTGCGACGGCATCTTCGAGGCCATCCGCCCGATGAGCCAGGCGTCCGACGCGGCTCCGTGCCCGGTCTGCAATCGTAAAGCCCGGCGCGTGCCACCGACATCGTTCTCCGCCCGCACGATGCGTGAAGGCTATCCGCGCGCGATTCCCGACCGTGGCACCTACTACCACCTCGGCAAGGAAGTGAAGTCGCGCATCACCGGCTCGACGCGCATGAACGAGCACCCCGAACTCGCGAAGCCGCGGCCGAAGCCCACAAAGTCGAAGGGCGAACGCGAGATCGTCCGTGAGAAGAAGTTTGCCGAAGCGAAGGAAGAAGCCCGCAAGCGGCGCGATGGCGTGCCGCGCGTCATCGACCGGACGAAGCGCCGCAGCGACGACTAG
- a CDS encoding LLM class F420-dependent oxidoreductase, with translation MKVGVVFPQTEIGDDPIVIRDYAQAVEQLGYDHLLVFDHVLGAHPDRFEGDFRPPYTHETPFHEPMVLFGYLAALTSKLELVTGVIILPQRQTALVAKQAAEVDVLSGGRLRLGVGIGWNFVEYEALNENFRNRGRRVEEQIALLRRLWAKPLIDFDGRYHSVKRAGIKPLPVQRPIPIWMGGMADPVLKRAARIADGWFPQFRPGPHGTETIERLRGYLLDAGRNAGDFGIEGRVSIFNTPEAGWADAIDGWRELGATHVTLNTMNARFASPQAHLDAVRRFKDLAK, from the coding sequence ATGAAGGTCGGCGTCGTCTTTCCGCAGACCGAGATCGGCGACGATCCGATCGTCATTCGCGATTACGCGCAGGCCGTCGAGCAACTGGGCTATGACCATCTGCTCGTCTTCGACCACGTGCTCGGTGCGCACCCGGACCGCTTCGAAGGCGATTTTCGCCCGCCCTACACGCATGAGACGCCCTTCCACGAGCCCATGGTGCTCTTCGGCTATCTCGCGGCGCTGACGTCGAAGCTGGAACTCGTCACCGGCGTGATCATCCTGCCGCAGCGCCAGACCGCGCTCGTCGCCAAGCAGGCGGCAGAGGTCGATGTGCTGTCGGGCGGCCGGCTGCGGCTGGGCGTCGGCATCGGCTGGAACTTCGTCGAGTACGAAGCCCTCAACGAGAACTTCCGCAATCGCGGCCGCCGCGTCGAGGAGCAGATCGCGCTCTTGCGCCGGTTGTGGGCAAAGCCGCTCATCGACTTCGATGGTCGCTACCACAGCGTGAAGCGCGCCGGCATCAAGCCGCTTCCGGTCCAGCGACCGATCCCGATCTGGATGGGCGGGATGGCCGACCCTGTGCTGAAACGCGCCGCGCGCATCGCCGACGGGTGGTTTCCGCAGTTCCGTCCCGGACCGCACGGCACGGAGACGATCGAACGCCTGCGCGGCTACCTGCTCGACGCCGGACGCAACGCCGGCGACTTCGGCATCGAAGGGCGTGTCAGTATCTTCAACACGCCGGAAGCCGGCTGGGCAGACGCGATCGATGGCTGGCGCGAGCTGGGCGCGACGCACGTCACGTTGAACACGATGAACGCGCGCTTCGCGTCGCCACAGGCGCACCTCGACGCCGTGCGCCGGTTCAAGGACCTGGCGAAGTAG
- a CDS encoding TIGR03619 family F420-dependent LLM class oxidoreductase, which produces MRIGVKVGPGEEPGLKRAARAAERFGFESIWLSERVVTPLDKPHPYDPMPDPWIGLAFCAAVTERVRLGTSVSQIALRHPVLMARELATIDRLSQGRLIVGAGAGWVIEEFVSTGVPFDDRGGRLSEHIRAMRHLWTTPHQRFTGKYYDIPPVGIVMPRTPGGPPIWLGGVLPPGLRRAAKYGDGFLATNVQPDRFAATKTKLDELRAKYGHTGDFPCYVQVSPPETVDDAKALVRSFGTAGADGLILTYAEGVPDGFLRTADAAKALIELAAVYA; this is translated from the coding sequence ATGCGGATTGGCGTCAAGGTCGGGCCCGGAGAGGAGCCGGGCCTGAAGCGCGCGGCACGGGCAGCCGAGCGCTTTGGCTTCGAGTCGATCTGGCTCAGCGAGCGCGTCGTGACGCCGCTCGACAAGCCGCATCCCTATGACCCGATGCCTGACCCCTGGATCGGGCTGGCGTTCTGCGCGGCCGTGACCGAGCGCGTCCGCCTTGGCACGAGCGTCAGCCAGATCGCGCTGCGGCATCCGGTGCTGATGGCGCGCGAACTGGCGACAATCGACCGGTTGTCGCAGGGACGGCTGATCGTCGGCGCCGGCGCGGGATGGGTGATCGAGGAGTTCGTCTCGACAGGCGTGCCGTTCGACGATCGCGGCGGCCGGCTCAGCGAGCATATCCGCGCGATGCGTCACCTGTGGACGACGCCGCATCAGAGGTTCACCGGTAAGTACTATGACATTCCACCAGTCGGCATCGTCATGCCGCGGACGCCGGGCGGGCCGCCGATCTGGCTGGGCGGCGTGCTGCCGCCGGGTTTGCGCCGCGCTGCGAAGTACGGCGACGGCTTCCTCGCCACCAACGTGCAGCCCGATCGGTTTGCCGCGACGAAGACGAAACTCGACGAACTACGCGCGAAGTACGGGCACACGGGCGACTTCCCGTGCTACGTCCAGGTCTCGCCGCCGGAGACGGTCGACGACGCGAAGGCGCTCGTGCGTTCGTTCGGCACCGCCGGCGCCGACGGTCTCATCCTGACGTACGCCGAAGGCGTTCCCGACGGCTTCCTGCGCACCGCCGACGCCGCGAAGGCACTGATCGAACTGGCGGCGGTGTACGCATGA
- a CDS encoding Ku protein, translated as MPRALWKGAVSFGMVSIPIKLYTATDEKDISFNQLHKTDHERIRYQRYCPADDEVVELNDIVKGYEISPGQYVILENDDFEKVPVDTTRTIEITDFVPADQIDPIYYQKTYYLEPEKIGAKPFALLREVLKDSKLIALAKVTLRQKEQLATLRLYNKTIALETMFYADEIRSTEEFDVPEDGKIGERELKMAKSLVEMLTGDFEPEKYQDNYREALLELIEQKAEGQEISRPATPAVSKVTDLMEALRASVENARRERGGEAAEDEEAAPAKRASKASRDDKEEAKPARRRKAG; from the coding sequence ATGCCTCGAGCACTCTGGAAGGGAGCGGTGAGCTTTGGGATGGTGAGCATCCCGATCAAGCTGTACACCGCGACCGACGAGAAGGACATCTCCTTCAATCAACTTCACAAGACCGACCACGAGCGCATCCGCTATCAGCGCTACTGTCCGGCCGATGACGAAGTCGTCGAGCTGAATGACATCGTTAAGGGGTATGAGATCTCGCCCGGCCAGTACGTGATCCTGGAAAACGACGACTTCGAGAAGGTGCCGGTCGACACGACGCGGACGATCGAGATCACGGACTTCGTGCCAGCGGACCAGATCGACCCGATCTACTACCAGAAGACGTATTACCTGGAGCCGGAGAAGATCGGCGCGAAGCCCTTCGCGCTGCTGCGCGAGGTCCTCAAGGACTCGAAGCTCATCGCACTGGCAAAGGTGACGCTGCGCCAGAAGGAGCAGCTCGCGACGCTACGGCTGTACAACAAGACGATCGCGCTCGAGACGATGTTCTATGCCGACGAGATCCGTTCTACGGAGGAGTTCGACGTACCGGAGGACGGCAAGATCGGCGAGCGGGAGTTGAAGATGGCGAAGTCGCTCGTCGAGATGCTGACGGGCGACTTTGAGCCGGAGAAATACCAGGACAACTACCGCGAGGCACTTTTGGAGCTGATCGAGCAGAAGGCGGAAGGCCAGGAGATCTCGCGGCCCGCGACGCCCGCGGTGAGCAAGGTCACGGATCTCATGGAAGCACTGCGCGCCAGCGTCGAGAACGCGCGGCGCGAGCGCGGCGGAGAGGCTGCTGAGGATGAGGAAGCGGCTCCGGCAAAGCGCGCATCGAAGGCCAGTAGAGACGACAAGGAAGAGGCGAAACCCGCCCGTCGCAGGAAGGCTGGATGA
- a CDS encoding alpha/beta fold hydrolase produces MIETNAITTKNIDANGMTFRSRVAGDAGEPVMLLHGFPETSHMWIDLMPRLVAAGYRCVAPDQRGYSPDARPAGLDAYRYEALVSDVFALADASGFDRFHLVGHDWGALVGWAVLGSQGAERIASYTSLSIPHALAFARATYEDEGGGLYRTILQLLLTSGGPETAFLANDAAALRGAYTHSTPEQIEDYVAVLSQPGAMTGAANWYRASRAHKRSLEEPDVPFGDVTTPALLIWGKNDPYVRRMSVELAPPHMKGEYRLVEADTGHWIAQEAPDLVAAEVLAHLRAHSIV; encoded by the coding sequence ATGATCGAGACGAACGCGATCACCACCAAGAACATCGACGCGAACGGCATGACGTTCCGCAGCCGCGTGGCGGGCGACGCGGGCGAGCCCGTGATGCTGCTCCACGGCTTCCCCGAGACATCGCACATGTGGATCGATCTCATGCCGCGGCTCGTCGCAGCGGGTTACCGCTGCGTGGCGCCGGATCAGCGCGGCTACAGCCCCGATGCTCGCCCCGCCGGGCTCGACGCATACCGCTACGAAGCGCTCGTATCCGACGTCTTCGCGCTCGCCGACGCGTCCGGCTTCGATCGCTTTCACCTGGTCGGCCACGATTGGGGCGCGCTCGTGGGGTGGGCCGTGCTCGGCAGCCAGGGCGCCGAACGCATCGCCTCGTACACGTCGCTATCCATCCCGCACGCGCTTGCGTTCGCGCGAGCGACGTACGAAGACGAGGGCGGCGGCCTCTATCGCACGATTCTCCAGTTGCTGCTCACTTCTGGCGGCCCGGAGACAGCGTTCCTCGCCAACGACGCCGCAGCGCTTCGCGGCGCCTACACGCACAGCACGCCGGAACAGATCGAGGACTACGTCGCCGTGCTCTCGCAGCCCGGCGCCATGACCGGCGCGGCGAACTGGTATCGCGCGTCGCGCGCGCACAAGCGCTCGCTCGAGGAGCCGGATGTCCCGTTTGGCGACGTGACGACCCCCGCGCTGCTCATCTGGGGCAAGAACGACCCCTATGTGCGGCGCATGTCCGTCGAGTTGGCGCCACCGCACATGAAGGGCGAGTACCGCCTCGTCGAAGCAGACACCGGCCACTGGATTGCGCAGGAGGCGCCGGATCTCGTTGCGGCTGAAGTGCTCGCCCACCTGCGCGCGCATTCCATCGTGTAG
- the recO gene encoding DNA repair protein RecO — protein MPQPPRVYKTPAIVLRQRRLGDADKILTLYTASLGKIDAVAKGVRKAKSRLAGHVEPLTQATFMLAKGKSLDIVTQVETIEAFQPLRDDLDRLSRAFYASELLDKFTEPHAENFGLYRLLLDTLRRLASEPDVDTPLRFYEMSLLFDAGYTPELEECVVCRERLQPVTNYWTAGGGGVVCQNCRSDEAAVRPISANAVKLLRLLLHGRYQDVTRVTIQGELASELERALGEYVRWVLERDIRSAAFIDTVRRRRAPRVPVAGRVEDEAT, from the coding sequence ATGCCGCAACCGCCGCGCGTCTACAAGACACCCGCGATCGTGCTGCGCCAGCGCAGGCTGGGCGACGCCGACAAGATCCTCACGCTCTACACCGCCAGCCTCGGCAAGATCGATGCCGTCGCGAAGGGCGTTCGCAAGGCCAAGAGCCGCCTTGCCGGGCACGTCGAGCCGCTCACGCAGGCGACGTTCATGCTGGCGAAGGGCAAGTCGCTCGACATCGTGACGCAGGTCGAGACGATCGAAGCTTTTCAGCCCCTGCGCGACGACCTCGATCGACTCAGCCGCGCGTTTTATGCCAGCGAATTACTCGACAAGTTCACGGAGCCGCACGCCGAAAACTTCGGCCTGTACCGCCTCCTGCTCGACACGCTGCGCCGCCTCGCGTCCGAGCCAGACGTCGATACGCCGCTGCGCTTCTACGAGATGTCGCTGCTCTTCGACGCCGGCTACACGCCGGAGCTCGAGGAGTGCGTCGTCTGCCGCGAGCGCCTGCAGCCCGTGACCAACTACTGGACCGCGGGCGGCGGCGGCGTCGTCTGCCAGAATTGCCGCAGCGACGAGGCAGCGGTCCGTCCCATATCAGCCAACGCCGTGAAGCTGCTACGGCTGCTCCTGCATGGCCGCTACCAGGACGTCACGCGCGTCACGATCCAGGGCGAACTGGCGTCCGAACTGGAGCGGGCGCTCGGCGAATACGTCCGCTGGGTGCTGGAGCGTGACATCCGCTCCGCCGCGTTCATCGATACGGTGCGCAGGCGGCGTGCCCCGCGCGTGCCCGTTGCCGGCCGGGTCGAGGACGAAGCCACGTAG
- a CDS encoding TIGR01906 family membrane protein, whose amino-acid sequence MGFARTLATIIFVIALPVALVTSNIRILLNTPLTYDYAFDRYDAEAATGLSRDDLNSVGGGLRDYFNNGEKTFYQTVTEDGLEGPVFNARETRHLQDVKELVVWVNRIQELSIVFVLAYVVAFFIWARDGNVRQLAMHCLVGLALGLLAVGSVGFVAALGFDAAWERFHNIAFANDFWLLNTRTDHLIQMFPEPFWRDMTIFLGIMCGVEALLIGAASAVYLLGTRTERRRLARSVPVASNTQAA is encoded by the coding sequence ATGGGCTTTGCCCGTACGCTCGCCACGATCATTTTCGTGATCGCGCTTCCGGTCGCACTCGTCACCTCCAACATCCGGATCTTGCTCAATACGCCGCTGACGTATGACTACGCGTTCGACCGCTACGATGCCGAAGCGGCCACCGGCCTGTCCCGCGACGATCTCAACTCGGTCGGCGGCGGACTGCGCGACTACTTCAACAACGGCGAGAAGACCTTCTACCAGACGGTCACCGAAGACGGACTCGAAGGGCCGGTCTTCAATGCCCGCGAAACGCGTCACCTGCAGGACGTGAAGGAGTTGGTCGTCTGGGTGAACCGCATCCAGGAGCTGAGCATCGTCTTTGTGCTGGCGTATGTCGTCGCGTTCTTCATCTGGGCGCGGGACGGCAACGTCCGCCAGCTTGCGATGCATTGTCTCGTCGGACTGGCGCTCGGGCTGCTGGCCGTGGGGTCGGTCGGCTTCGTCGCGGCCTTGGGGTTCGACGCCGCGTGGGAACGCTTCCATAACATCGCGTTCGCGAACGACTTCTGGCTGCTCAACACTCGCACGGACCATCTGATCCAGATGTTCCCGGAGCCGTTCTGGCGCGACATGACGATCTTCCTGGGGATCATGTGCGGCGTCGAAGCGTTGCTGATCGGCGCGGCGTCGGCGGTCTACCTGCTCGGGACGCGCACGGAGCGGAGGCGATTGGCACGCTCGGTGCCGGTCGCCTCGAACACGCAGGCGGCGTAG